The Methanolacinia petrolearia DSM 11571 genome has a segment encoding these proteins:
- a CDS encoding DUF2073 domain-containing protein, with translation MIQGVQIDLISADRLERLTALEKVRLILEKVMEGNVVVLEKGLTADEQSLLIETTMREITPDGFAGIEMETYSGGPAESHKGGGGLFGGLFGKKESPGRLTVIGPANQMKTLKKDKDLISAWVSSR, from the coding sequence ATGATACAGGGAGTTCAGATAGACCTCATATCGGCTGACCGCCTCGAAAGACTCACGGCATTGGAGAAAGTCAGGCTGATTCTTGAAAAGGTCATGGAAGGAAATGTAGTGGTTCTTGAAAAAGGCCTGACTGCGGACGAGCAGAGCCTTCTTATCGAGACCACGATGAGGGAGATTACTCCCGACGGATTTGCCGGAATAGAGATGGAGACATATTCCGGGGGACCGGCTGAAAGCCACAAGGGAGGTGGCGGACTTTTCGGGGGTCTCTTCGGCAAAAAGGAATCTCCAGGCCGCCTTACAGTAATAGGGCCTGCAAACCAGATGAAGACGTTGAAGAAAGACAAGGATCTCATCAGTGCCTGGGTATCCTCAAGGTGA
- a CDS encoding PKD domain-containing protein, translating into MKFRKDLSAKKFISGDEGAVAELIGALLLTAVIAVVIGMLALVVFSGTSAVETPALRVSTVDGGGYIDLIHQGGDTLKRETTQILVDGVDMTDDFKTPEGDPWITFSVGDILESSIPSTEGTVIQVISTDSRNPTVIESITTQPGIPAPVANFTFTPVSGYAPLEVSFEDLSTGDPTSWFWDFGDNTSSTSKNPTHTYNNSSTYPVTLTACNEGGCSSITINVTVFGFSDFVTNESVFVYGNQLNFLGDDVLGNGSTVIITGDLVTSDLNGGALISVTNIYIDGNVYLDGGSASLGSSGESGIIVVNGSVTFWDGRRHVYGELYVNGDFSLKDARIHDNVYVNGNLELGNTPWIAPDAYIYYTGSISHPGSYRQDILDKCIKQTTVPQAVVPGIEIPQANSESWYTSRGYVTPSGNLTSNMKFFSNSFYFTDWISGGKAENVVIVASTGDITIYHGGITVTGVLFAPNGRVNFDGERFEGIVIAKEGFYADYGTDVEFRNIAEYISNLEDYPFGN; encoded by the coding sequence ATGAAGTTCAGAAAAGATTTGTCAGCAAAAAAGTTCATTTCCGGAGATGAGGGCGCCGTAGCGGAGCTGATTGGTGCTCTTCTTCTTACTGCTGTTATTGCTGTCGTTATTGGGATGCTGGCGTTAGTCGTATTTTCGGGCACTTCTGCTGTAGAAACTCCTGCACTCAGGGTGAGTACCGTTGACGGAGGAGGGTATATCGATCTTATTCACCAGGGAGGAGACACCCTCAAGAGGGAAACCACCCAAATTCTGGTCGACGGAGTTGACATGACTGATGATTTTAAGACGCCCGAGGGTGATCCCTGGATCACGTTTTCCGTCGGCGACATTCTGGAAAGCTCAATCCCATCCACTGAGGGTACCGTAATTCAGGTAATATCTACCGACTCCCGCAATCCTACGGTTATTGAAAGTATCACTACCCAGCCGGGAATCCCTGCACCTGTTGCAAACTTCACTTTCACTCCTGTTTCGGGGTATGCACCGCTGGAGGTCTCTTTCGAAGACCTGTCTACCGGTGATCCTACATCCTGGTTCTGGGATTTCGGGGACAATACCTCATCAACGTCAAAAAATCCGACGCACACATACAATAATTCAAGCACATATCCCGTTACTCTGACTGCCTGTAATGAAGGAGGATGCAGTTCCATTACAATTAACGTAACTGTCTTCGGATTTTCGGACTTTGTTACGAATGAGAGTGTCTTCGTGTACGGCAATCAGTTAAACTTTTTAGGAGATGATGTTTTAGGCAACGGCTCGACAGTAATAATTACCGGCGATCTCGTCACTTCTGACCTGAACGGAGGAGCCTTGATCTCTGTTACTAATATCTACATAGATGGTAATGTGTATCTTGACGGTGGTAGTGCAAGTCTGGGCTCTTCAGGTGAGTCTGGAATAATAGTAGTCAACGGTAGTGTGACATTTTGGGACGGTCGGAGGCATGTTTATGGAGAGCTCTATGTCAATGGAGACTTCAGTCTGAAAGATGCCAGAATTCATGACAATGTCTATGTTAATGGGAATCTCGAACTTGGGAATACTCCCTGGATTGCTCCGGATGCCTATATCTATTACACGGGTTCGATAAGCCATCCTGGTTCTTATCGTCAGGATATTCTCGATAAGTGCATCAAACAGACTACCGTCCCGCAGGCTGTGGTACCTGGCATTGAGATTCCCCAAGCTAATTCAGAATCCTGGTACACTTCAAGAGGATATGTTACTCCAAGTGGCAATCTTACGAGCAACATGAAGTTCTTTTCGAACAGTTTTTATTTTACAGACTGGATTTCGGGTGGCAAAGCGGAAAATGTTGTTATTGTTGCCTCAACTGGTGATATAACAATATATCACGGGGGTATTACAGTAACTGGGGTATTATTCGCTCCAAATGGCAGGGTTAACTTTGATGGTGAGAGATTTGAGGGAATTGTTATTGCAAAGGAAGGATTTTACGCCGATTACGGAACAGATGTCGAATTCAGGAATATTGCCGAATATATCAGCAATCTGGAAGATTACCCGTTTGGAAATTAG
- a CDS encoding PKD domain-containing protein — protein MKRNDIEIDEIQRYEAVSELIGVVLMITLVVVGIAMVGVFITGQSTPTEIPSLSMIPDTTENDLLLYHDGGDSLASGEFFVRVDGVDYYPDQITLLGQGDDDEESGGEWDSWDVGETLVIEDKSDYNQILIISTKGGQGSLIASSGEGAYTPTATSTATATSTATATATATVTETSTPGQLPVADFTANLTSGSAPLTVNFTDLSTGSPTSWLWTFGDAQTSTNQSPLHVYNSAGIYNVSLTVWNAYGNDTEIKTAYITVSEFPQPAAWWKFDESSGSTAIDSSGNGNNGQIQGSYSREEGACDSALYFDGTSTYVLVPDSDTLDAPDSITYTAWLKPETPGILSGTSSTYYNYTSLICKGDQDKDNYELFVRRMYSGTSQLSFETYSGGYREYSTNNFDYEYGQWQHIAFVADTDSGTAKLYVNGEYAATVTSSLPSYFQTNDDDLTLGKQQMNSYYYQFYYKGLMDDVRLYTTALTDDQIREIYETCTPSYGPVAEFSADFTSGDAPLTVTFTDLSTGAPTSWYWDFGDGETSTGQNPVHEYTSGGTYTVSLRATNAYGSDIEEKTDYVTVTATRSDIYLNTHRPFYFTSGGELEFDVTGPNSYLHYRGSKIYLPVGTNVRIVLMSDQDGSIDMRSPGTINTLNFDDANLYIDGVLRENSGSVSDVWISGYSNMISTLSIVVPYPGYNVQTYLSVDGTVILPYSPTKTPEVHINNMYPGSGNVFQLSGSTYLVCSAGSYDLIEPSILPVAEFYGTPTDGRKPMTVYFTDLSTGDPIYWSWDFGDGNTSTEQNPTHVYTWQGWYDVSLTVTNADGSDSITKNKYIRVRN, from the coding sequence ATGAAGAGAAACGACATCGAGATTGATGAAATCCAAAGATATGAGGCCGTTTCAGAGCTCATCGGTGTAGTATTAATGATCACTCTTGTTGTTGTGGGTATTGCCATGGTGGGCGTATTTATTACGGGCCAGAGTACACCCACAGAAATTCCCAGCCTGTCAATGATCCCGGATACTACAGAAAATGATCTGCTTTTGTATCATGACGGTGGCGACTCTCTTGCGTCCGGTGAATTTTTTGTCCGTGTGGACGGCGTCGATTATTATCCCGATCAAATAACACTCCTCGGCCAAGGCGATGATGACGAGGAGAGCGGAGGAGAATGGGATTCCTGGGATGTCGGTGAAACGCTCGTAATCGAAGATAAAAGCGATTACAACCAGATCCTTATAATCTCCACGAAAGGAGGGCAGGGAAGCCTGATCGCATCAAGCGGAGAGGGAGCATATACCCCAACAGCAACCTCCACCGCGACTGCGACATCAACTGCAACAGCTACTGCCACCGCGACTGTCACCGAAACGTCTACCCCTGGACAGCTGCCAGTAGCAGACTTTACGGCGAATCTAACCAGCGGTTCTGCTCCGCTTACTGTCAATTTCACCGATCTTTCGACAGGCAGTCCTACGTCATGGTTGTGGACCTTCGGCGACGCCCAGACATCGACAAACCAGAGCCCGCTTCACGTATACAACTCTGCAGGGATTTATAATGTCAGTCTCACAGTATGGAATGCGTATGGAAACGATACGGAGATAAAGACTGCCTATATCACTGTGAGCGAATTCCCGCAGCCCGCCGCGTGGTGGAAATTCGATGAATCCTCCGGAAGTACAGCCATAGACTCTTCAGGCAACGGCAATAACGGTCAGATCCAGGGTTCTTATTCCCGTGAAGAAGGCGCCTGTGACAGCGCATTATACTTTGACGGAACAAGTACCTATGTGCTGGTCCCTGATTCGGATACCCTGGATGCACCCGATTCGATTACTTATACCGCATGGCTCAAGCCCGAGACGCCGGGAATACTCTCCGGAACAAGTTCCACGTATTATAATTACACCTCCCTGATCTGTAAGGGCGATCAGGACAAGGATAATTATGAGTTATTTGTCAGGCGTATGTACTCCGGAACATCGCAGCTCTCATTTGAGACCTACTCCGGCGGCTATCGCGAATACAGCACTAACAACTTTGATTATGAGTATGGCCAGTGGCAGCATATCGCATTTGTTGCGGACACAGACTCCGGGACTGCAAAACTATACGTGAATGGCGAGTATGCTGCAACAGTCACCTCTTCGCTTCCGTCTTATTTCCAGACGAATGACGACGACCTGACCCTCGGCAAACAGCAGATGAACAGTTATTACTACCAGTTCTATTATAAGGGGCTCATGGATGATGTCAGGCTGTATACAACGGCTCTGACAGATGACCAGATCAGGGAGATCTACGAGACCTGTACTCCTTCTTATGGGCCTGTTGCGGAGTTTTCAGCCGATTTTACGTCCGGTGACGCTCCCCTGACGGTAACATTTACCGATCTGTCGACAGGTGCTCCAACCTCGTGGTACTGGGATTTCGGTGACGGCGAGACCTCAACCGGGCAAAACCCTGTGCATGAATATACATCCGGGGGGACATACACGGTCAGTCTGAGAGCTACTAATGCATATGGTTCAGATATCGAGGAGAAGACCGATTATGTCACCGTGACTGCGACGCGTTCAGATATTTACCTCAACACTCACAGACCCTTTTATTTCACATCGGGCGGTGAACTTGAATTTGATGTTACAGGTCCCAACTCTTACCTCCACTATAGGGGTTCCAAGATTTACCTCCCTGTTGGAACAAATGTCCGTATTGTTCTGATGAGCGACCAGGATGGATCTATTGATATGCGTTCCCCAGGAACGATAAACACTCTGAATTTTGATGATGCGAACCTGTATATTGACGGGGTGCTTAGGGAAAACTCCGGTTCTGTGTCCGATGTATGGATCTCGGGTTATTCGAATATGATTTCGACGCTTTCAATAGTTGTCCCTTACCCGGGGTATAATGTCCAGACATACCTGAGTGTTGACGGAACTGTGATTCTGCCTTATTCACCCACTAAGACCCCCGAGGTTCATATCAATAATATGTACCCGGGCAGTGGCAATGTATTCCAGCTCAGCGGTTCTACATACCTGGTGTGCAGTGCAGGAAGTTATGATTTAATTGAACCTTCAATACTCCCTGTTGCAGAATTTTATGGTACACCCACTGATGGCAGGAAGCCGATGACAGTATATTTCACTGATCTGTCTACAGGAGATCCTATATACTGGTCTTGGGACTTTGGAGATGGGAATACTTCAACTGAGCAAAACCCTACTCATGTATATACATGGCAGGGATGGTATGATGTCTCACTCACAGTCACCAATGCTGATGGAAGTGACAGTATTACAAAAAATAAGTATATACGTGTGAGAAACTGA
- a CDS encoding Era-like GTP-binding protein, which yields MSFLIRTKQKFSRFFKGLMKKKQMRVGIYGPPNAGKTTLSNRIVRDWTGDAVGPVSEIPHETRRARRKEGVTISDETGNSVTIDIVDTPGVTTKIDYKEFLEYGIEADEAIVRAREATEGVAEAMHWLREDIDGVIYMLDSTQDPFVQVNIMLIGIIESRDLPVIIVANKTDLPDAAPSRIKSAFPQHPVISISGLEGTNVEELYDKMIEYFG from the coding sequence ATGAGTTTTCTTATTCGAACGAAACAAAAATTTTCCAGGTTCTTTAAGGGCCTGATGAAGAAAAAGCAGATGAGGGTAGGTATATACGGGCCCCCAAATGCAGGAAAAACAACTCTTTCAAACCGGATAGTCAGGGACTGGACAGGAGACGCCGTCGGCCCTGTAAGCGAGATCCCGCACGAAACAAGACGTGCGAGAAGAAAAGAAGGGGTTACTATCTCTGACGAAACGGGGAATTCGGTCACTATCGATATCGTCGATACGCCGGGTGTTACGACGAAGATCGACTACAAGGAGTTTCTCGAGTACGGAATCGAGGCCGACGAGGCCATCGTGCGGGCAAGGGAGGCGACGGAAGGTGTTGCAGAGGCCATGCACTGGCTGAGAGAGGATATAGACGGGGTTATCTATATGCTCGATTCAACACAGGATCCTTTCGTCCAGGTAAATATCATGCTTATCGGAATCATCGAGAGCAGGGATCTGCCTGTTATTATCGTTGCAAACAAGACGGATCTTCCGGATGCAGCTCCTTCAAGGATCAAGAGCGCCTTCCCGCAGCACCCGGTTATTTCCATCTCCGGACTGGAGGGGACGAACGTAGAGGAGCTCTACGATAAAATGATCGAGTATTTCGGGTGA
- a CDS encoding Zn-ribbon domain-containing protein — MPHKCTKCGREFKDGTTDILKGCPSCGGKKFLYIKPEDLHKDILEEKSIEDVIEEKKDSLLEVSTSKEEEPVEIYDRIESIRVLNPGSYELNLEKLAKSDEMVMQMGKDDKYIVDLLSMGKVEKDKKKKRKK; from the coding sequence ATGCCACACAAGTGTACAAAATGCGGCAGGGAGTTTAAGGACGGTACAACCGACATCCTGAAGGGATGCCCCAGTTGCGGAGGAAAAAAGTTTCTCTACATCAAGCCTGAAGATCTTCATAAGGACATTCTTGAAGAGAAGAGCATAGAGGATGTGATCGAAGAGAAAAAAGATTCTCTTCTTGAAGTAAGCACCAGCAAGGAGGAAGAGCCGGTTGAGATATACGACAGGATAGAGAGCATCCGTGTCCTGAATCCCGGATCTTACGAACTAAACCTTGAAAAGCTCGCAAAGAGCGACGAGATGGTAATGCAGATGGGAAAGGACGACAAGTACATCGTCGATCTGCTTTCGATGGGAAAGGTAGAGAAGGATAAAAAGAAAAAGAGGAAGAAATAG